A region from the Nocardioides exalbidus genome encodes:
- a CDS encoding M20 family metallopeptidase: protein MSDLLDELLADVRALVECESPSHDLEAVARSADVVAAVGTTRLGVEPEPIVLDGRTHLRWRLGDTPSRVLLLAHHDTVWPIGTLARRPFSVEDGVLRGPGCFDMLSGLAMALHAAAGLDGVTLLVTGDEEIGSPSSRGLIEEEARAAEAVLVLEASADGGALKTERKGVSLYDVHVTGLAAHAGLEPERGVNATLELAHAVLALAGLGDADLGTTVTPTAARSGTTTNTVPASATLAVDVRVRTRAEQERVDVAVRSLAPVLPGAALEVRGGPNRPPLEAASSAGLLERARSVATSLGQPAPGSAAVGGASDGNFTAGVGTPTLDGLGAVGGGAHAEHEHVLVDHLVGRTALLRGLVRDLLADPAPVREHVGGGPR, encoded by the coding sequence GTGAGCGACCTGCTCGACGAGCTGCTGGCCGACGTCCGGGCGCTGGTCGAGTGCGAGTCCCCGTCGCACGACCTCGAGGCCGTCGCCCGTTCCGCCGACGTGGTCGCCGCCGTCGGTACGACGCGGCTCGGGGTCGAGCCGGAGCCGATCGTGCTGGACGGGCGGACGCACCTGCGATGGCGGCTCGGTGACACGCCCTCGCGCGTCCTGCTGCTGGCCCACCACGACACGGTGTGGCCGATCGGCACGCTCGCGCGGCGTCCCTTCTCCGTCGAGGACGGCGTGCTGCGGGGTCCGGGCTGCTTCGACATGCTGTCCGGTCTGGCGATGGCACTACACGCCGCCGCCGGACTGGACGGCGTGACCCTGCTGGTCACGGGTGACGAGGAGATCGGGTCTCCCTCGTCGCGGGGCCTGATCGAGGAGGAGGCTCGCGCCGCCGAGGCGGTGCTGGTGCTGGAGGCCTCCGCCGACGGCGGTGCCCTCAAGACCGAGCGCAAGGGAGTCTCCCTCTACGACGTGCACGTCACCGGGCTCGCGGCGCACGCCGGCCTCGAGCCCGAGCGGGGCGTCAACGCCACCCTCGAGCTGGCCCACGCCGTCCTGGCGCTGGCCGGGCTCGGTGATGCCGACCTCGGCACGACGGTGACACCCACCGCCGCGCGGTCGGGCACCACGACCAACACCGTCCCGGCGAGCGCGACGCTCGCCGTCGACGTACGCGTCCGGACCCGGGCCGAGCAGGAGCGGGTCGATGTCGCCGTGAGGTCGCTGGCCCCGGTGCTCCCCGGTGCCGCGCTCGAGGTGAGGGGTGGTCCGAACCGACCGCCGCTCGAGGCCGCGTCGTCCGCCGGCCTGCTGGAGCGCGCCCGGTCCGTCGCGACGTCGCTCGGGCAACCGGCGCCCGGGTCGGCGGCGGTCGGGGGAGCCTCCGACGGCAACTTCACGGCCGGCGTCGGCACCCCGACGCTGGACGGCCTGGGCGCGGTCGGCGGGGGAGCCCACGCCGAGCACGAGCACGTCCTGGTCGACCACCTCGTCGGCCGCACGGCCCTCCTGCGCGGTCTCGTCCGCGACCTCCTCGCCGACCCGGCGCCGGTGCGGGAGCACGTGGGCGGTGGCCCCCGGTGA
- a CDS encoding serine hydrolase, with translation MTTEPTDVDATTSGPRRLRIDDLLDLAVPSQPALSPDGSQVAYVLRTLDGAADRAVDELWLTDTSGEVPPRRLTRGPTDTSPAWSPDGTTVAFLREGRVAVLAVRGGEVDVLADLPAGAGAPLWSPDGQRLAFTAPVDPAGAGASSTAPMVTGGTDYQSDGAGMHGAVRAQLHVVAADGTDLRVLTDGEHGVGSPAWSPDGGSIAFTRGTGERFRVPVHVLPADEVGARSRLVGLADGITSVVTWSADGDSLLAVAHPGDPVGHQHLLRVPLSGDDVVDLSASVDRNVMGGAPAYPGGTPVEEGGRTWFCLREHGCTHLWSVADDGGDARALVAGEGRVVSGLSVGPGRAAYVLTTPDSYGEVAVVDLADGTETVLTDHGAPLADVVHHPREPRTFTISDGTEVEAWLVHDPDQRGARPVLLDVHGGPHNAWNAAADEIHLYHQELVERGWAVLLVNPRGSDGYGEEFFAAVRGGWGTADAKDFLEPLDQLVAEGLADPDRLAVAGYSYGGFMACWLTGHDDRFAAAVAGGTVSDLISMYGTSDDLCLSAYELGGTPWTEPELYAAMSPLTRVADVRTPTLVLHGAEDRTCPLGQAQQWHTSLVELGVETELVVYPDASHVFLLLGLPSHRLDLNRRILDWVTTHTTGSGRAALDAAHWERRLRTLAERYGTPGAQLGILRMADVPGADEVVTATHGVLNVRTQAPVSAEALFQIGSISKVWTSTLVMQLVDEGLLDLDVPVVKVLPGLELADPEATATVTTRHLLTHTSGIDGDVFTDTGRGDDCLEKYVGILGDAGQNHPVGATWSYCNSGFTVLGRIVEELTGLTWDQALRERIYEPLGLDHTATLAEDVLMHAAAVGHDDHDGVPAPAAAWQLPRSIGPAGLICSDAADVLAFARMHLAGGVAADGTRVLSEESAAAMTSHQADLPDTLVLGDSWGLGWIRFGWDGRRLIGHDGTTLGQNAYLRILPEQGLAVVLLTNGGHAHDLYQRLYEEIFAEVAGVALPEPFAPPAEPVDVDVTPFVGTYERTSVRMEVEAGPDGPLLRATLLGPLAELEPDPVEEHEMVAAGPGLFAVRPGGGETWMPVTFYELETGEPYLHFGVRATPRVSP, from the coding sequence ATGACCACTGAGCCCACCGACGTCGACGCCACCACGAGCGGTCCGCGCCGACTCCGCATCGACGACCTGCTCGACCTGGCCGTGCCCTCGCAGCCCGCGCTGTCGCCCGACGGGAGCCAGGTGGCCTACGTCCTGCGGACCCTCGACGGTGCTGCCGACCGGGCCGTCGACGAGCTCTGGCTGACGGACACCTCCGGCGAGGTGCCACCGCGCCGCCTCACCCGCGGCCCGACCGACACGTCACCGGCGTGGTCACCGGACGGCACGACCGTGGCGTTCCTCCGCGAGGGCCGGGTGGCCGTGCTGGCGGTCCGGGGCGGCGAGGTGGACGTCCTCGCCGACCTGCCTGCCGGGGCCGGGGCGCCGCTGTGGAGTCCGGACGGCCAGCGGCTGGCCTTCACCGCTCCTGTGGATCCGGCCGGCGCCGGTGCGTCGTCGACGGCGCCGATGGTCACCGGCGGCACCGACTACCAGTCCGACGGCGCCGGCATGCACGGCGCCGTGCGCGCCCAGCTGCACGTGGTCGCCGCGGACGGGACGGACCTGCGCGTGCTCACCGACGGAGAGCACGGCGTCGGCAGCCCGGCGTGGTCGCCGGACGGCGGGAGCATCGCCTTCACCCGCGGCACCGGCGAGCGCTTCCGGGTCCCGGTCCACGTGCTGCCGGCGGACGAGGTGGGCGCCCGCTCCCGGCTCGTCGGGCTCGCCGACGGCATCACCTCCGTCGTCACCTGGTCTGCCGACGGCGACTCGCTGCTGGCCGTGGCCCACCCGGGGGACCCGGTCGGCCACCAGCACCTGCTCCGCGTCCCCCTGTCCGGGGACGACGTCGTCGACCTGTCCGCCTCCGTCGACCGCAACGTGATGGGCGGCGCCCCCGCCTACCCCGGCGGCACGCCGGTGGAGGAGGGCGGCCGCACCTGGTTCTGCCTGCGCGAGCACGGGTGCACGCACCTCTGGTCGGTCGCCGACGACGGCGGCGACGCCCGCGCGCTGGTGGCCGGTGAGGGTCGCGTGGTCTCCGGGCTCTCGGTGGGCCCGGGACGTGCGGCGTACGTCCTCACCACCCCCGACTCCTACGGCGAGGTCGCGGTGGTCGACCTCGCCGACGGCACCGAGACCGTGCTGACCGACCACGGCGCCCCGCTCGCGGACGTGGTCCACCACCCGCGCGAGCCGCGCACCTTCACGATCTCCGACGGCACCGAGGTGGAGGCCTGGCTGGTGCACGACCCCGACCAGCGGGGCGCCCGCCCGGTGCTCCTCGACGTGCACGGCGGTCCGCACAACGCGTGGAACGCCGCCGCCGACGAGATCCACCTCTACCACCAGGAGCTGGTCGAGCGCGGCTGGGCGGTCCTGCTGGTCAACCCCCGCGGTAGCGACGGCTACGGCGAGGAGTTCTTCGCCGCCGTGCGCGGAGGCTGGGGGACCGCGGACGCGAAGGACTTCCTCGAGCCGCTCGACCAGCTCGTGGCCGAGGGGCTGGCCGACCCCGACCGGCTCGCGGTGGCGGGCTACAGCTACGGCGGGTTCATGGCGTGCTGGCTCACCGGGCACGACGACCGGTTCGCCGCCGCCGTCGCGGGTGGCACGGTGAGCGACCTGATCAGCATGTACGGCACCAGCGACGACCTGTGCCTCAGCGCGTACGAGCTGGGCGGGACGCCGTGGACGGAGCCGGAGCTCTACGCCGCGATGTCGCCGCTGACGCGGGTCGCCGACGTGCGCACCCCGACGCTCGTCCTCCACGGGGCCGAGGACCGCACCTGCCCGCTGGGCCAGGCGCAGCAGTGGCACACCTCGCTGGTCGAGCTGGGCGTGGAGACCGAGCTGGTCGTCTACCCCGACGCCAGCCACGTGTTCCTCCTGCTCGGCCTCCCCTCGCACCGGCTCGACCTCAACCGCCGGATCCTCGACTGGGTCACCACCCACACCACCGGAAGCGGGCGTGCAGCCCTCGACGCCGCCCACTGGGAGCGCCGGCTGCGCACCCTCGCCGAGCGCTACGGCACCCCCGGTGCACAGCTCGGCATCCTGCGGATGGCCGACGTCCCGGGCGCCGACGAGGTGGTCACCGCGACGCACGGCGTGCTCAACGTCCGCACCCAGGCCCCCGTGTCGGCCGAGGCGCTCTTCCAGATCGGCTCGATCAGCAAGGTCTGGACCTCGACCCTGGTCATGCAGCTGGTCGACGAGGGACTGCTCGACCTCGACGTCCCGGTCGTGAAGGTGCTGCCCGGGCTCGAGCTCGCCGATCCCGAGGCGACGGCCACCGTGACCACGCGGCACCTGCTCACCCACACCAGCGGGATCGACGGCGACGTGTTCACCGACACCGGTCGCGGCGACGACTGCCTGGAGAAGTACGTCGGCATCCTCGGCGACGCCGGGCAGAACCACCCGGTCGGCGCGACGTGGTCCTACTGCAACTCCGGCTTCACCGTGCTGGGGCGGATCGTGGAGGAGCTGACCGGCCTGACCTGGGACCAGGCGCTCCGCGAGCGCATCTACGAGCCGCTCGGCCTCGACCACACCGCGACGCTGGCGGAGGACGTCCTGATGCACGCCGCTGCGGTCGGCCACGACGACCACGACGGCGTGCCGGCTCCCGCGGCCGCCTGGCAGCTGCCGAGGTCGATCGGCCCCGCCGGCCTCATCTGCTCCGACGCCGCCGACGTGCTGGCGTTCGCGCGGATGCACCTGGCCGGCGGTGTCGCCGCCGACGGCACGCGCGTGCTGAGCGAGGAGAGCGCGGCCGCCATGACGTCGCACCAGGCCGACCTGCCCGACACCCTCGTCCTCGGCGACTCCTGGGGCCTGGGCTGGATCCGGTTCGGCTGGGACGGGCGGCGCCTGATCGGGCACGACGGCACGACGCTGGGGCAGAACGCCTACCTCCGCATCCTGCCCGAGCAGGGCCTGGCGGTGGTCCTGCTCACCAACGGCGGGCACGCCCACGACCTCTACCAGCGCCTCTACGAGGAGATCTTCGCCGAGGTCGCCGGGGTCGCGCTGCCCGAGCCGTTCGCGCCGCCCGCGGAGCCGGTGGACGTCGACGTCACGCCCTTCGTCGGCACCTACGAGCGCACCTCGGTGCGCATGGAGGTCGAGGCGGGACCCGACGGCCCGCTGCTGCGCGCCACGCTGCTCGGCCCGCTCGCCGAGCTCGAGCCGGACCCGGTCGAGGAGCACGAGATGGTCGCGGCGGGACCGGGCCTGTTCGCGGTCCGCCCCGGTGGCGGCGAGACGTGGATGCCCGTGACCTTCTACGAGCTCGAGACCGGAGAGCCCTACCTCCACTTCGGGGTGCGCGCGACCCCCCGGGTCTCGCCGTGA
- the menC gene encoding o-succinylbenzoate synthase, producing MKITGVELRRIAMPLVAPFRTSFGTETARDVLLVRVVGEDAEGWGECVAMSAPLYSSEYVDGAVDVMRRYLLPRLLTGAPLAAHEVAHRLEPVKGHRMAKAALEMGVLDAELRSEGRSFGRELGAVHDRVPCGVSVGIMDSVPELLDAVDGYLGEGYLRIKLKIEPGWDVEPVRAVRERFGDDVLLQVDANTAYTLGDAPHLARLDPFDLLLIEQPLDEEDLLGHVDLARLIRTPVCLDESITSARDAAAAIRLEACRIVNVKPGRVGGYLEARRIHDVCVAAGVPVWCGGMLETGLGRAANVALAALPGFTLPGDTSASGRYFATDITEPFVLDDGHLAVPAGPGLGVAPDPDRLEAVTTWSEWFAG from the coding sequence GTGAAGATCACCGGAGTCGAGCTCCGTCGGATCGCGATGCCGCTCGTGGCGCCGTTCCGCACGTCCTTCGGGACCGAGACCGCCCGCGACGTGCTGCTCGTGCGCGTGGTGGGGGAGGACGCCGAGGGGTGGGGCGAGTGCGTGGCCATGTCGGCACCGCTCTACTCCAGCGAGTACGTCGACGGGGCCGTGGACGTGATGCGTCGCTACCTGCTGCCCCGGCTGCTCACGGGGGCACCCCTCGCCGCGCACGAGGTCGCGCACCGGCTCGAGCCGGTGAAGGGGCACCGGATGGCCAAGGCGGCGCTGGAGATGGGAGTGCTCGACGCGGAGCTCCGCAGCGAGGGACGCTCGTTCGGTCGCGAGCTCGGTGCGGTGCACGACCGCGTCCCGTGCGGCGTCTCGGTCGGCATCATGGACTCGGTGCCCGAGCTCCTCGACGCCGTGGACGGCTACCTGGGCGAGGGCTACCTGCGGATCAAGCTCAAGATCGAGCCCGGCTGGGACGTCGAGCCGGTGCGTGCGGTCCGCGAGCGGTTCGGGGACGACGTGCTGCTGCAGGTGGACGCCAACACCGCCTACACGCTCGGCGACGCCCCGCACCTGGCCCGGCTCGACCCGTTCGACCTGCTGCTCATCGAGCAGCCGCTGGACGAGGAGGACCTGCTCGGCCACGTCGACCTCGCCCGGCTGATCCGCACGCCCGTGTGCCTGGACGAGTCGATCACCTCCGCGCGTGACGCGGCGGCGGCGATCCGGCTCGAGGCCTGCCGCATCGTCAACGTCAAGCCCGGCCGGGTCGGTGGCTACCTCGAGGCCAGGCGGATCCACGACGTGTGCGTCGCCGCCGGGGTGCCCGTGTGGTGCGGCGGGATGCTCGAGACCGGGCTGGGCCGCGCAGCCAACGTCGCGCTCGCCGCCCTCCCCGGGTTCACGCTGCCGGGCGACACCTCCGCGTCGGGGCGCTACTTCGCCACCGACATCACCGAGCCCTTCGTCCTCGACGACGGCCACCTCGCGGTGCCCGCGGGCCCCGGGCTCGGGGTGGCCCCGGACCCCGACCGGCTGGAGGCCGTGACGACGTGGAGCGAGTGGTTCGCCGGGTGA
- a CDS encoding ABC transporter ATP-binding protein, translated as MSELCFDAVTVRYDRHTAVDAVSLTVPPGTVVGLVGESGSGKSTLARAAVGLVEPTSGSITLGGAAMPRRGRRPVQMVFQDPYSSLDPRMSIGDSVAEAMPKEGDTRTREGRREEVRRLLDLVHLGSADPGDLPGRLSGGQRQRVALARALAGRPDVVIADEITSALDVSIQGAVLNLVRELQQELGLSILFISHNLAVVRYVASRVAVMRSGRIVEEGTTTQVLEQPEHAYTRALLDAVPGRNPR; from the coding sequence ATGAGCGAGCTCTGCTTCGACGCCGTCACCGTCCGCTACGACCGGCACACCGCGGTGGACGCGGTCAGCCTGACCGTCCCGCCCGGGACCGTCGTCGGCCTCGTGGGGGAGTCGGGGTCGGGCAAGTCGACCCTCGCCCGCGCCGCCGTAGGCCTCGTCGAGCCCACCTCGGGCAGCATCACCCTCGGTGGCGCGGCGATGCCGCGACGCGGCCGGCGGCCGGTGCAGATGGTCTTCCAGGACCCCTACTCCTCGCTCGACCCGCGGATGAGCATCGGCGACAGCGTCGCCGAGGCGATGCCGAAGGAGGGCGACACCCGCACCCGCGAGGGTCGCCGCGAGGAGGTGCGCCGCCTGCTGGACCTGGTCCACCTCGGGTCGGCCGACCCGGGCGACCTCCCGGGTCGGCTCTCCGGCGGCCAGCGCCAGCGCGTCGCGCTCGCCCGCGCCCTGGCCGGGCGTCCCGACGTGGTCATCGCCGACGAGATCACCTCGGCGCTCGACGTGTCCATCCAGGGCGCGGTCCTCAACCTCGTGCGCGAGCTCCAGCAGGAGCTCGGCCTGTCGATCCTCTTCATCTCCCACAACCTCGCCGTGGTCCGCTACGTCGCCTCACGCGTCGCCGTGATGCGGTCGGGCCGGATCGTCGAGGAGGGCACCACCACCCAGGTGCTCGAGCAACCCGAGCACGCCTACACCCGCGCGCTGCTCGACGCCGTCCCCGGAAGGAACCCGCGATGA
- a CDS encoding GNAT family N-acetyltransferase has product MTAQGESGAAVPVVRAVSPHTPIGVDDLEQASQVCDAAARQAGVTVRSLTDLADLAAVVELFADVWGRSANPPVSLEMLRALTKAGNYVGGAMDRGRLVGACVGFFHAPSEDALHSHIAGVAPGSTGRNIGFALKLHQRAWALGRGVEEVAWTFDPLVSRNAWFNLVKLGAHPTEYLTNFYGPMVDDLNGTDDTDRLLVRWRLRDPAAAAACVGDVRPADAAREVALGAAVLLDVDSGGRPVRARGRTRAEAPVALVRVPPDIEALRGSDPVTARLWREEVREVLGELVQAGHRVEGFDRSGYYVVRRNP; this is encoded by the coding sequence GTGACGGCGCAGGGTGAGAGCGGTGCCGCCGTGCCCGTCGTGCGCGCGGTCTCGCCGCACACGCCGATCGGCGTCGACGACCTGGAGCAGGCCAGCCAGGTGTGCGACGCCGCCGCCCGCCAGGCCGGGGTGACCGTGCGCAGCCTCACCGACCTCGCCGACCTCGCAGCGGTGGTGGAGCTCTTCGCCGACGTGTGGGGCCGCTCGGCCAACCCGCCGGTCTCGCTGGAGATGCTGCGCGCGCTGACCAAGGCGGGCAACTACGTCGGCGGCGCGATGGACCGGGGTCGGCTCGTCGGTGCCTGCGTCGGTTTCTTCCACGCTCCTTCCGAGGACGCCCTGCACAGCCACATCGCCGGGGTCGCACCCGGGTCCACCGGCCGCAACATCGGCTTCGCGCTCAAGCTGCACCAGCGGGCCTGGGCCCTGGGCCGTGGCGTGGAGGAGGTCGCCTGGACCTTCGACCCGCTGGTGTCCCGCAACGCGTGGTTCAACCTGGTCAAGCTCGGTGCCCACCCCACGGAGTACCTCACCAACTTCTACGGTCCGATGGTCGACGACCTCAACGGGACCGACGACACCGACCGGCTGCTGGTCCGCTGGCGGCTGCGCGACCCGGCCGCTGCCGCGGCGTGCGTGGGAGACGTACGTCCCGCGGACGCGGCCCGCGAGGTCGCGCTCGGCGCCGCCGTGCTCCTCGACGTGGACTCCGGTGGCCGTCCGGTGCGGGCGCGCGGGCGGACCCGGGCGGAGGCACCGGTCGCGCTCGTGCGGGTGCCACCCGACATCGAGGCGCTGCGGGGCAGCGACCCCGTCACGGCGCGGCTGTGGCGGGAAGAGGTGCGCGAGGTGCTGGGAGAGCTGGTGCAGGCCGGTCACCGGGTCGAGGGGTTCGACCGGTCCGGGTACTACGTCGTCAGGAGGAACCCGTGA
- a CDS encoding PucR family transcriptional regulator, producing MEPEQPRPRLSLRRVLDDLGVTFLELAVGRAEESGEVRGLVIWDPADPPTLLPRSLVLGVGVTSDEEVLDLLDRVAGHDVAGVVLRAPVPRTGRVVEQVERTGTPVLGLSRGASWAQLTEMLRSMLTPGDLSSGHQTSDSLGGLPSGDLFAVANAIAALMGAPITIEDRSSRVLAFSGRQDEADPSRVETILGRQVPERYARILQERGVFRDLNRSNEPVFIEPLPSDEGHFTMPRVAIGVRAGDEVLGSIWAAVTEPLDAGRLEALQDSAKLVALHMLRHRAGSDAARRIRADLLSTALAGGANAHDALVRLGLAARPLTVMGLRPVLAAGDAGTEDASVAQERQRLTDAFAMHLAAVQPVSAVATIGDTTYALLAATEPLEEADARAVRLLHDFVSRVDDRIHPLAAVGPIAADLQGIARSRVSVDRVLRVLAENSGAHRVARLEELQAEAMVLDLRDQAAQRGDQVRGALARLVAYDAEHATHLVETLRAWLDAFGDVGAAAEAMFVHPNTFRYRVRRASEVGEVDLADPGQRFSLMLQLRVFGPGQRG from the coding sequence GTGGAACCCGAACAGCCGCGACCGCGGCTCAGCCTGCGCCGCGTGCTCGACGACCTCGGAGTGACCTTCCTCGAGCTGGCGGTCGGCCGGGCCGAGGAGTCCGGCGAGGTGCGCGGCCTGGTCATCTGGGACCCCGCCGACCCGCCGACGCTGCTGCCGCGCTCCCTCGTGCTGGGTGTCGGGGTCACCTCGGACGAGGAGGTGCTCGACCTCCTCGACCGCGTCGCCGGGCACGACGTCGCCGGGGTCGTGCTCCGGGCACCGGTGCCGCGCACCGGTCGGGTCGTCGAGCAGGTCGAGCGCACCGGCACCCCCGTCCTGGGCCTGTCCCGGGGAGCGTCCTGGGCCCAGCTCACCGAGATGCTGCGCTCGATGCTCACCCCGGGCGACCTGTCCTCGGGCCACCAGACGTCCGACTCGCTGGGTGGGCTGCCGTCCGGCGACCTCTTCGCGGTCGCCAACGCGATCGCGGCGCTGATGGGGGCGCCCATCACCATCGAGGACCGCAGCTCACGGGTGCTCGCCTTCTCCGGGCGCCAGGACGAGGCCGACCCCTCCCGCGTGGAGACGATCCTGGGCCGCCAGGTGCCCGAGCGCTACGCCCGGATCCTCCAGGAGCGTGGGGTCTTCCGCGACCTGAACCGCAGCAACGAACCCGTCTTCATCGAGCCGCTGCCCTCCGACGAGGGCCACTTCACGATGCCGCGGGTGGCGATCGGCGTACGAGCCGGGGACGAGGTGCTGGGCTCGATCTGGGCGGCGGTCACCGAGCCCCTCGACGCCGGGCGCCTCGAGGCGCTGCAGGACTCGGCCAAGCTCGTCGCCCTGCACATGCTCCGTCACCGGGCAGGCTCGGACGCCGCGCGTCGCATCCGGGCCGACCTGCTGAGCACGGCGCTCGCCGGCGGCGCCAACGCCCACGACGCGCTCGTGCGTCTCGGCCTGGCCGCGCGCCCGCTGACGGTGATGGGCCTGCGCCCGGTGCTGGCAGCCGGCGACGCCGGCACCGAGGACGCGTCCGTGGCGCAGGAGCGCCAGCGACTCACCGACGCCTTCGCGATGCACCTCGCCGCCGTCCAGCCGGTCTCCGCCGTGGCGACCATCGGCGACACGACCTATGCGCTGCTCGCCGCGACCGAGCCGCTGGAGGAGGCCGACGCCCGCGCGGTGCGCCTGCTCCACGACTTCGTCAGCCGGGTCGACGACCGCATCCACCCCCTCGCGGCGGTCGGGCCGATCGCCGCCGACCTGCAGGGCATCGCGCGCAGCCGGGTGAGCGTCGACCGGGTGCTGCGGGTGCTGGCCGAGAACAGCGGTGCGCACCGGGTGGCGCGGCTCGAGGAGCTGCAGGCCGAGGCCATGGTGCTCGACCTGCGTGACCAGGCCGCCCAGCGCGGCGACCAGGTGAGGGGCGCGCTGGCCCGCCTGGTGGCCTACGACGCCGAGCACGCCACCCACCTCGTCGAGACGCTGCGCGCCTGGCTGGACGCCTTCGGCGACGTGGGCGCCGCCGCCGAGGCGA
- a CDS encoding dipeptide/oligopeptide/nickel ABC transporter permease/ATP-binding protein → MSEPISRVRAWRDVLTTPLGGTAAVLVVVVLALAVVGPLVWGDAADAVDTGDILSVPSGEHWAGTDNLGRDILARVLVAARLSMLLAMGAITIAIVVGLVLGSAPFLLGGRAGRLVSAVVNVAVAFPGLLLALFFAVIFGVGATGAVLAIGLSGAPGFARLVQTLVAGLAGREYVAAARVAGVGRLRILVRHVLPNLAEPLVVNATIGAGNSLLAFAGLSFLGLGVQSPAYDWGRLLYDGLSALYVNPAAALAPGAAVLVAGLAFNLFGESVAKGFGVTDLAGPRVRTATTRPAPEPQVDHDPTDARPERDVVLEVRELRVGFAGRHGTVRPVRGVSFSVHRGEAVGVVGESGSGKSLTALAVTRLLGDDATVEADRLRLLGEDLLGAASPARRHLLGTSLAMVFQDPMSSFNPTRRIGRQLAEVATEHQGLSRADALARAVDRLAAVRIDDAGDRVRQYPHEFSGGMRQRAMIGMGLMGSPALVVADEPTTALDVTVQQQVLGLLASIREADDVALVLISHDVTVVGEVCDRVLVMYAGRIVEDLPAADLTSRAQHPYTRALVSSVPDMATDITQPLATIPGRPVGPADVPPGCAYADRCPLADARCRTDEPVLEETAAGGRVACWHPGGGPVLVGQDLLARPTGEER, encoded by the coding sequence ATGTCCGAGCCGATCTCCCGGGTCCGCGCCTGGCGCGACGTGCTCACCACGCCGCTGGGTGGCACGGCAGCCGTCCTGGTCGTGGTGGTGCTCGCGCTGGCAGTGGTGGGTCCCCTCGTCTGGGGCGACGCCGCCGACGCCGTCGACACCGGCGACATCCTGTCGGTGCCGTCGGGCGAGCACTGGGCCGGCACCGACAACCTCGGCCGCGACATCCTGGCCCGGGTGCTCGTCGCCGCCCGGCTCTCGATGCTGCTCGCGATGGGCGCGATCACCATCGCGATCGTCGTCGGCCTGGTCCTGGGCTCGGCACCGTTCCTGCTCGGCGGCCGCGCCGGTCGCCTGGTGTCGGCCGTGGTCAACGTCGCGGTGGCCTTCCCCGGCCTGCTGCTGGCCCTCTTCTTCGCCGTCATCTTCGGCGTCGGTGCCACGGGTGCGGTGCTCGCCATCGGGCTGTCCGGTGCGCCCGGGTTCGCCCGCCTCGTGCAGACGCTGGTCGCCGGCCTCGCCGGACGGGAGTACGTGGCCGCGGCGCGGGTCGCGGGCGTCGGCCGCCTGCGCATCCTGGTGCGGCACGTCCTGCCGAACCTCGCCGAGCCGCTGGTGGTCAACGCGACCATCGGCGCCGGCAACAGCCTGCTCGCCTTCGCCGGTCTGTCCTTCCTGGGCCTCGGCGTCCAGTCGCCGGCGTACGACTGGGGACGGCTGCTCTACGACGGGCTCAGCGCGCTCTACGTCAACCCGGCCGCGGCGCTCGCGCCCGGCGCCGCGGTGCTCGTAGCCGGGCTGGCGTTCAACCTCTTCGGCGAGTCCGTGGCCAAGGGCTTCGGGGTCACCGACCTCGCCGGACCGCGCGTGCGGACGGCGACCACGCGCCCGGCTCCCGAGCCACAGGTCGACCACGACCCCACCGACGCTCGACCCGAGCGCGACGTCGTCCTCGAGGTGCGCGAGCTGCGCGTCGGCTTCGCGGGCCGCCACGGCACGGTGCGCCCGGTCCGCGGCGTGAGCTTCTCGGTGCACCGCGGGGAGGCCGTGGGCGTGGTCGGGGAGTCGGGGTCGGGCAAGTCGCTGACCGCGCTCGCCGTCACCCGCCTCCTCGGCGACGACGCGACCGTCGAGGCCGACCGGCTCCGGCTGCTGGGCGAGGACCTCCTCGGCGCAGCCTCACCCGCCCGGCGGCACCTGCTCGGCACCTCGCTCGCGATGGTCTTCCAGGACCCGATGTCGTCGTTCAACCCGACGCGGCGCATCGGTCGCCAGCTCGCCGAGGTGGCCACCGAGCACCAGGGCCTGTCGCGCGCCGACGCGCTGGCGCGGGCCGTCGACCGGCTCGCCGCGGTGCGCATCGACGACGCGGGCGACCGGGTGCGGCAGTATCCCCACGAGTTCTCCGGTGGCATGCGCCAGCGCGCGATGATCGGCATGGGCCTGATGGGCTCCCCGGCGCTGGTGGTGGCCGACGAGCCGACCACCGCGCTGGACGTCACCGTGCAGCAGCAGGTGCTCGGCCTGCTCGCGAGCATCCGCGAGGCCGACGACGTCGCCCTCGTGCTCATCAGCCACGACGTCACGGTGGTCGGCGAGGTGTGCGACCGGGTGCTGGTGATGTATGCCGGGCGCATCGTGGAGGACCTGCCCGCGGCCGACCTCACGAGCCGCGCACAGCACCCCTACACCCGCGCCCTGGTGAGCTCCGTCCCCGACATGGCGACCGACATCACCCAGCCGCTCGCGACGATCCCGGGCCGCCCGGTCGGTCCCGCCGACGTGCCGCCGGGATGTGCGTACGCCGACCGGTGCCCGCTCGCGGACGCCCGCTGCCGCACCGACGAGCCCGTGCTGGAGGAGACGGCCGCCGGTGGGCGGGTCGCCTGCTGGCACCCCGGCGGCGGTCCGGTGCTGGTCGGCCAGGACCTGCTGGCTCGGCCGACGGGGGAGGAGCGATGA